In the genome of Paenibacillus antri, one region contains:
- the purF gene encoding amidophosphoribosyltransferase, with protein sequence MDSNLQLWTGDYFNEGADDRVFFDKLREECGVFGVWNHPDASSLCYYGLHALQHRGQESGGICTVHRREFHYHRGMGLVKEVFDQPRLEALPGKVGIGHVRYSTAGESKLANAQPLVFKWRDGDLAIATNGNIVNAPDIRRELEEAGSIFQTTSDTEVVAHLIARSKAPSIEEAVKESLRRLNGAFAFVFITNDKMVAARDQHGLRPFVLGRLGDAWLFSSETCAFDAVGAEYVRDVRPGELLVFDADGVREERFAEAAPKRAVCSMEYIYFARPDSDVDEVNIHTARKKMGKRLAMDSFVDADVVTGVPDSSISAAIGFAEQTGIPYELGLIKNRYTGRTFIQPSQELREQGVKMKLSAVRKVVEGKRVVMIDDSIVRGTTSRRIVNLLREAGAVEVHVRITSPPFANPCFYGIDTPTRGELIASSKSVEEIRQLINADSLYFLSKEGLTESIGASGAPADAGFCMACFDNCYPTLSEEEAEKAVAAKC encoded by the coding sequence ATGGATTCTAACTTGCAGCTGTGGACGGGCGACTACTTCAACGAGGGCGCCGACGACCGCGTGTTTTTCGATAAGCTTCGCGAGGAATGCGGCGTGTTCGGCGTATGGAACCATCCGGACGCTTCGTCGCTCTGCTACTACGGTCTGCACGCGCTGCAGCACCGCGGTCAGGAGAGCGGCGGCATCTGCACGGTGCATCGTCGCGAATTTCACTACCATCGCGGCATGGGGCTGGTCAAGGAAGTGTTCGACCAGCCTCGTCTCGAGGCGCTGCCGGGCAAGGTCGGCATCGGCCACGTCCGGTACTCGACGGCCGGCGAGAGCAAGCTCGCGAACGCGCAGCCGCTCGTGTTCAAGTGGCGCGACGGCGACCTCGCGATCGCGACCAACGGCAATATCGTGAACGCGCCGGACATCCGGCGCGAGCTCGAGGAAGCCGGCTCGATCTTCCAAACGACGAGCGATACGGAGGTCGTCGCGCATCTCATCGCGCGCTCCAAGGCGCCGTCGATCGAGGAAGCGGTGAAGGAGTCGCTGCGGCGGCTGAACGGCGCGTTCGCGTTCGTGTTCATCACGAACGACAAGATGGTCGCGGCGCGCGACCAGCACGGCTTGCGCCCGTTCGTGCTCGGGCGGCTCGGCGACGCGTGGCTGTTCTCGTCGGAGACGTGCGCGTTCGACGCGGTCGGCGCGGAGTACGTGCGGGACGTGCGCCCGGGCGAGCTGCTCGTGTTCGACGCCGACGGCGTGCGCGAGGAGCGGTTCGCCGAGGCGGCGCCGAAGCGGGCGGTGTGCTCGATGGAGTATATTTACTTCGCTCGCCCGGACAGCGACGTCGACGAAGTGAACATCCACACGGCGCGCAAGAAGATGGGCAAGCGCCTCGCCATGGATTCGTTCGTCGACGCGGACGTCGTCACCGGCGTGCCGGATTCGTCGATTTCCGCGGCGATCGGCTTCGCGGAGCAGACGGGCATTCCGTACGAGCTCGGCTTGATCAAGAACCGTTACACCGGTCGGACGTTCATCCAGCCGTCGCAGGAGCTGCGCGAGCAGGGCGTGAAGATGAAGCTGTCCGCGGTGCGCAAGGTCGTCGAAGGCAAGCGCGTCGTCATGATCGACGACTCGATCGTGCGCGGCACGACGTCGCGGCGCATCGTGAATTTGCTCCGAGAAGCGGGCGCGGTCGAGGTGCATGTGCGCATTACGTCGCCGCCTTTCGCGAACCCTTGCTTCTACGGCATCGATACGCCGACGCGGGGCGAGCTGATCGCCTCCTCGAAGTCGGTGGAGGAGATCCGGCAGCTGATCAACGCCGACTCGCTGTACTTCCTAAGCAAGGAAGGCTTGACGGAGTCGATCGGCGCTTCGGGCGCTCCGGCGGACGCCGGCTTCTGCATGGCGTGCTTCGACAACTGCTACCCGACGCTGTCGGAGGAAGAAGCGGAGAAAGCCGTCGCCGCGAAGTGCTAA
- the purM gene encoding phosphoribosylformylglycinamidine cyclo-ligase, whose amino-acid sequence MSEAYKQAGVNIAAGNEAVERMKRHVARTTRPEVIGGLGGFGGLFAMDREKYKEPILVSGTDGVGTKLKVAFAADKHDTVGIDAVAMCVNDIVVQGAEPLFFLDYLAVGVLEPGKVEQIVAGVAEGCVQAGCALIGGETAEMPSMYQDGEYDIAGFTVGVVEKSKMIDGSTVRAGDAIIGLASSGVHSNGFSLVRKLLLDSGKYGVNDVVPALGEGVTVGEALLAPTRIYVKPVLALLEKVAVRGMAHITGGGFIENIPRVLPSNVNAHIKLGSWPMPKIFGLLRSEGNLTHDDCYRTFNMGIGYVIVVPADEREAALEALRAAGETPYEIGVVTEGTGVVTFEGTEA is encoded by the coding sequence GTGTCAGAAGCGTATAAGCAAGCCGGGGTGAACATCGCCGCCGGCAACGAAGCGGTTGAGCGGATGAAACGGCACGTCGCCCGGACGACGCGCCCGGAAGTGATCGGGGGCCTCGGCGGATTCGGCGGTCTGTTCGCCATGGATCGCGAAAAGTATAAAGAGCCGATCCTCGTCTCCGGCACGGACGGCGTAGGCACGAAGCTGAAGGTCGCGTTCGCGGCCGACAAGCACGACACCGTCGGCATCGACGCGGTCGCGATGTGCGTCAACGACATCGTCGTCCAAGGCGCCGAGCCGCTGTTTTTCCTCGACTACTTGGCGGTCGGCGTGCTCGAGCCGGGTAAGGTCGAGCAGATCGTTGCGGGCGTAGCGGAAGGCTGCGTCCAAGCGGGCTGCGCGCTCATCGGCGGCGAGACGGCCGAGATGCCGAGCATGTACCAGGACGGCGAATACGACATCGCGGGCTTCACGGTCGGCGTCGTCGAGAAGTCGAAGATGATCGACGGCAGCACGGTTCGCGCGGGCGACGCCATCATCGGCCTCGCGTCGAGCGGCGTGCACAGCAACGGCTTCAGCCTCGTGCGCAAGCTCCTCCTCGACAGCGGCAAGTACGGCGTGAACGACGTCGTGCCGGCGCTCGGAGAAGGCGTTACGGTCGGCGAAGCGCTGCTCGCGCCGACGCGCATTTACGTGAAGCCTGTACTGGCATTGCTTGAGAAAGTCGCGGTGCGCGGCATGGCGCACATTACGGGCGGCGGCTTCATCGAAAACATTCCGCGCGTTTTGCCTTCGAACGTCAACGCGCACATCAAGCTCGGCTCCTGGCCGATGCCGAAGATCTTCGGCTTGCTTCGCTCCGAAGGCAACCTGACGCACGACGACTGCTACCGCACGTTCAACATGGGCATCGGCTATGTCATCGTCGTGCCGGCGGACGAGCGCGAAGCGGCGCTGGAAGCGCTCCGCGCCGCGGGCGAGACGCCGTACGAGATCGGCGTCGTCACCGAAGGCACAGGCGTCGTCACGTTCGAAGGGACCGAAGCGTAA
- the purN gene encoding phosphoribosylglycinamide formyltransferase has translation MARKLVAVFASGSGSNFEAVVSAVAGDAASPYEVSLLVCDKPGAAAIARAERLGVPVYAVRPKSYPSREAYEADVVRELRARGIDFVVLAGYMRLITATLLDAYPNRILNIHPSLLPAFPGLHAVEQALEYGAKAAGVTVHFVDGGMDSGAIIAQEALAVRDDDTPETLYPRIQAIEHRLYPAVVRAFAEDRVRLDGRRVTVEGGLGL, from the coding sequence ATGGCGCGTAAGCTTGTAGCCGTCTTCGCTTCGGGCTCCGGCTCGAACTTCGAAGCGGTGGTCTCGGCGGTCGCCGGGGACGCCGCTTCGCCGTATGAGGTGTCGCTGCTCGTCTGCGACAAGCCGGGCGCCGCGGCGATCGCGCGCGCGGAGCGGCTCGGCGTCCCCGTGTACGCGGTGCGCCCGAAGTCGTACCCCTCGCGCGAGGCGTACGAGGCGGACGTCGTCCGCGAGCTGCGCGCGCGCGGGATCGACTTCGTCGTGCTCGCCGGCTACATGCGTCTCATCACCGCCACCTTGCTCGATGCGTATCCGAATCGGATTCTTAACATTCATCCTTCCTTGCTGCCTGCATTCCCGGGGCTGCACGCCGTCGAGCAGGCGCTGGAATACGGCGCGAAGGCGGCGGGGGTGACGGTGCATTTCGTCGACGGGGGCATGGACAGCGGCGCGATCATCGCGCAGGAAGCGCTCGCCGTGCGCGACGACGATACGCCGGAGACGCTGTATCCGCGCATCCAAGCGATCGAGCATCGGCTGTATCCCGCCGTCGTGCGCGCCTTCGCCGAAGACCGCGTGCGCCTCGACGGCCGTCGCGTCACGGTGGAAGGCGGACTAGGACTGTAG
- the purH gene encoding bifunctional phosphoribosylaminoimidazolecarboxamide formyltransferase/IMP cyclohydrolase: MANRRALISVSDKTGIDAFAAELVKLGFEIISTGGTKTLFESKGIPVTGISDVTGFPEILDGRVKTLHPAVHSGLLSVRDSEEHRQQMQELNLGYIDLVAVNLYPFQATISKPNVSYEDAIENIDIGGPSMLRSAAKNHAFVTVIVDAADYPQVLEELRANGDTTLDTRKKLAAKTFRHTSAYDALIGDYLTTKLGETLPERVTVTYEKVQDLRYGENPHQAAAFYKKPLAGAGSLANAQQLHGKELSYNNINDANAALQILREFTDEPAAVAVKHMNPCGVGIGSDIFNAYTKAYEADPTSIFGGIVALNRPVDAATAAKLNEIFLEIVIAPDYAPDALDILMKKKNIRLLKLPFVPTEDRYLVTSVEGGMLFQETDTKQITAADLKVVTERAPTEEELKQLLFAWKVVKHVKSNAIALANDNMTIGIGAGQMNRVGSARIALEQAGEKAQGSALASDAFFPMGDTVELAAKYGVKAIIQPGGSIKDDESIAAANAAGIAMVFTGVRHFKH, translated from the coding sequence GTGGCGAACAGAAGGGCGCTCATCAGCGTATCGGATAAGACCGGAATCGACGCGTTCGCGGCGGAGCTCGTGAAGCTCGGCTTCGAAATCATCAGCACCGGGGGGACCAAGACGCTGTTCGAGAGCAAAGGCATTCCGGTCACCGGCATCAGCGACGTAACGGGCTTTCCGGAAATACTCGACGGCCGCGTGAAGACGCTGCACCCGGCGGTGCACAGCGGACTTCTCTCCGTACGCGACAGCGAGGAGCACCGGCAGCAGATGCAGGAGCTGAACCTCGGTTACATCGATCTCGTGGCGGTCAACCTGTACCCGTTCCAGGCGACGATTTCGAAGCCGAACGTGTCGTACGAAGACGCTATCGAAAACATCGACATCGGCGGCCCGTCCATGCTGCGCAGCGCCGCGAAAAACCACGCATTCGTAACGGTTATCGTCGACGCGGCGGATTACCCGCAGGTGCTCGAGGAGCTCCGCGCGAACGGCGATACGACGCTCGACACCCGGAAGAAGCTGGCCGCCAAGACGTTCCGCCACACCTCCGCCTACGATGCGCTCATCGGCGACTACCTGACGACGAAGCTCGGGGAGACGCTGCCGGAGCGAGTTACAGTTACCTACGAAAAGGTCCAAGACCTCCGCTACGGCGAAAACCCGCATCAAGCGGCAGCCTTTTACAAGAAGCCTCTAGCCGGTGCAGGCAGCCTCGCGAACGCGCAGCAGCTGCACGGCAAGGAGCTTAGCTACAACAACATCAACGACGCGAACGCGGCGCTGCAGATTCTTCGCGAATTTACGGACGAGCCGGCCGCCGTCGCGGTTAAGCATATGAACCCGTGTGGCGTGGGGATCGGGTCCGACATTTTCAACGCATATACCAAAGCTTATGAGGCCGACCCGACGTCGATCTTCGGTGGCATCGTGGCGCTGAACCGTCCGGTAGACGCGGCGACGGCGGCGAAGCTGAACGAAATTTTCCTCGAGATCGTCATCGCCCCGGACTATGCGCCGGACGCGCTCGACATTCTCATGAAGAAGAAAAACATCCGTCTCTTGAAATTGCCGTTCGTGCCGACGGAGGACAGATACTTGGTGACGTCCGTCGAGGGCGGCATGCTGTTCCAAGAGACGGACACGAAGCAAATTACGGCGGCGGACCTGAAGGTCGTCACGGAGCGCGCGCCGACGGAAGAAGAGCTGAAGCAGCTGCTTTTCGCGTGGAAGGTCGTCAAGCACGTGAAGTCCAACGCGATCGCGCTGGCGAACGACAACATGACGATCGGCATCGGCGCCGGTCAGATGAACCGCGTCGGCTCTGCACGAATTGCGCTTGAGCAAGCTGGCGAAAAGGCGCAAGGGTCGGCCCTCGCCTCCGACGCGTTCTTCCCGATGGGCGACACGGTCGAGCTCGCGGCGAAATACGGCGTGAAAGCGATCATCCAGCCGGGCGGTTCCATCAAGGACGACGAGTCGATCGCGGCGGCGAACGCGGCCGGCATCGCGATGGTGTTCACGGGCGTGCGCCACTTCAAACACTAA
- the purD gene encoding phosphoribosylamine--glycine ligase, whose amino-acid sequence MNILVVGRGGREHTICWKLSQSPKVSKLYCAPGNAGIASVAELVAINEGEFDKLTAWAKANAIDLAVIGPEDPLFEGIADAFEAAGVKVFGPSKAAAIIEGSKSFTKDLMKKYNIPTAAYETFTDFDTALAYVKAQGAPIVIKADGLAAGKGVTVAQTLPEAEEALRTIMLDKAFGQAGDKVVIEECLFGQEMSILSFVDGETVRPMPEAQDHKPIFDNDKGPNTGGMGTYSPVPHMPKSVYDEAVRTIIEPTARAMVAEGRTFRGVLFAGLMITPEGKPKTIEFNCRFGDPETQVVLSRLESDLLDLFLATVDGRLAEVQPKWSDDSAVCVVLAAGGYPGSYKKGDVIDGLDAVTESTVFHAGTALDADGRIVTNGGRLLGVTATGATIDEARRKAYTDVDRIRYEGKQYRTDIGKKAL is encoded by the coding sequence ATGAACATTCTCGTAGTAGGCCGCGGCGGCCGCGAGCATACGATCTGCTGGAAGCTGAGCCAGAGCCCGAAGGTGAGCAAGCTGTACTGCGCGCCGGGTAACGCCGGCATCGCGAGCGTAGCGGAGCTCGTCGCCATCAACGAAGGCGAGTTCGACAAGCTGACGGCATGGGCGAAGGCGAACGCCATCGACCTCGCGGTCATCGGACCGGAGGATCCGCTGTTCGAAGGGATCGCGGACGCGTTCGAGGCGGCTGGAGTGAAGGTGTTCGGCCCGAGCAAGGCGGCGGCGATCATCGAAGGGTCCAAGTCGTTCACGAAGGACCTTATGAAGAAATACAACATCCCGACGGCCGCGTACGAGACGTTCACGGATTTCGACACGGCGCTCGCCTACGTGAAGGCGCAGGGTGCGCCGATCGTCATCAAGGCCGACGGGCTCGCAGCGGGCAAAGGCGTTACCGTCGCGCAGACGCTTCCGGAAGCCGAAGAGGCGCTCCGCACGATCATGCTCGACAAGGCGTTCGGCCAGGCGGGGGATAAGGTCGTTATTGAGGAGTGCCTGTTCGGACAAGAAATGAGCATTCTGAGCTTCGTCGACGGCGAAACCGTTCGCCCGATGCCGGAAGCGCAGGACCACAAGCCGATCTTCGACAACGACAAGGGCCCGAACACGGGCGGCATGGGCACGTATTCGCCGGTGCCGCACATGCCGAAGTCGGTGTACGACGAAGCGGTGCGCACGATCATCGAGCCGACGGCGCGCGCGATGGTGGCGGAGGGTCGGACGTTCCGCGGCGTGCTGTTCGCGGGGCTCATGATCACGCCCGAAGGCAAGCCGAAGACGATCGAGTTTAACTGCCGTTTCGGCGATCCGGAGACGCAAGTCGTGCTGTCCCGCCTCGAGTCGGACCTGCTTGACTTGTTCCTCGCGACGGTCGATGGCCGTCTCGCCGAGGTACAGCCGAAGTGGAGCGACGACTCCGCGGTATGCGTCGTGCTCGCGGCCGGCGGCTACCCGGGCTCGTACAAGAAAGGCGACGTCATCGACGGCTTAGATGCGGTGACGGAGTCGACCGTGTTCCATGCGGGCACGGCGCTCGACGCGGACGGTCGCATCGTTACAAACGGCGGCCGCCTGCTCGGCGTCACCGCCACGGGCGCGACGATCGACGAAGCCCGCCGCAAGGCGTACACCGACGTCGACCGCATCCGCTACGAGGGCAAGCAGTACCGGACGGACATCGGCAAGAAGGCGTTATAA
- a CDS encoding HD domain-containing protein, with the protein MARFSDIEKELMDNIRDDRLLTSLAEIREAMEDIWGMDTPRIIQDYTDHGEKHCERLVYFCSKLLEANSGKKLSSIEMYLLLAGVYLHDIGMQCDVVKHPEIFEKSKQLGASFDVEFVERGSSNYNYDEQKSIRQNHNYLSIAWIDYANRTGNTVLGKASKSIPEDLVDDLMDICLYHTKLLITNCTLISNFDPEIRKQLVASILRFSDELDIDSNRVSIQTVKTFNINPFNAFYWWAHEKTRITFKARNVITINIRLNTTDEIEYGDFFFTNFIAEFQSKNKPVLTILAQNNIPMVIDDESKVIGSDRIEKLPIEIVGIINSLKKKNDPYFELAHEVRTWLRAINYEVTEPRKINDRAIDMYATLEQGTIKQKILVRCIGGEITHHDVETLDNTLDRKIPQGILICDQRVSKQARTRVTTIEGIEIFNLSEFLHNKVLGPYFSSLKALVENDKINELYVDLNCYKQEMDESGVVLNTDSYSSIVSYIDSWLKERGKMHVSLLGEFGSGKTWFCRYYAYRQMGRYIKDPINERLPILLTLRSFSKQMDVRQLINEAFVEQYKLPFLGNPFEFFQEINRRGKLVLILDGFDEMARQVDYQTVVDNFWELAKLAHENSKVILTSRTEYFRLAKESEKILAGEEFGRRMLVLEPPKFEVVYIQQFNDKQIKQVIFNKLGNEKGKDISEQILRNPNLSEMARKPVLIELLLAALEEVNAERLDSSAKVYLYATDKLLLRNITQMKTFTSTSDKLFFLCELAWEMLYSGNLQVHFTTIPHRIKEYFGEKIKDQHELDTWDFDLRSQTLLHRNAAGYYEFAHKSLAEYFVAFKFAAELGNMSNDFVVTYSELNGDPCEIPMRKKDCFELSVTFGEIPLRNERMNAVKDFLVDIVSSGKNEEELFHLVEGTRGQTFDQVKYVGGNSMTLLRLLGAEFKLRDFSRTIIDGADLINTDLTECNFEYSSLKEANLSGCVLKSTNFSNSDVSDIVLHEIEIVMTLEWSPNNKFLACGVNDDNIWIFDLDSEDNIPKVIKLNAESYKIKWFTQKDIIAVANATEGVVLFDSRYFNKKAVLFADSLALSVKCPRNESFLIGGGMSLFVWDVGTTSEILHIQEAEAFYDVALLNNDTQIAVAGRGNEHNMVEIYNIEDGTKVKEWIASKKHVKVIESFGGNVLVTLSDDQYLTVWENGKTISKIQTKGAKSRCFTVNEIDDVIFVGLNNGDILLWNKTTRGTQIFAKAHNGVVNSLSLSQDGKLLASGGTDGVICIWDSDVGSTNFGKRIRSIEAKTNCQGMKISSIRMSNRSNFDSEFKIDGYTALLEFFYTRGALLDEEQIKRVEQMKNMVSDKNKSAVRKKKVN; encoded by the coding sequence TTGGCAAGATTTTCGGATATTGAGAAAGAATTAATGGATAACATACGTGATGATAGACTTCTTACAAGTCTAGCTGAAATTAGAGAAGCTATGGAAGATATATGGGGGATGGATACACCGCGAATAATACAAGATTATACAGACCACGGTGAAAAACACTGTGAAAGATTAGTTTATTTCTGCAGTAAACTTCTTGAAGCAAACAGTGGCAAAAAACTTTCTTCAATAGAAATGTATTTGTTATTGGCTGGAGTTTACCTCCATGATATCGGAATGCAATGTGATGTAGTAAAGCACCCAGAGATCTTTGAGAAATCAAAACAATTAGGTGCAAGTTTCGATGTTGAATTTGTCGAAAGAGGTTCAAGTAATTACAATTATGACGAACAAAAAAGCATAAGACAAAACCATAATTATTTATCAATAGCTTGGATCGACTACGCCAACCGTACTGGGAATACGGTGCTTGGTAAAGCATCAAAAAGTATCCCTGAGGATTTAGTTGATGATCTTATGGATATTTGTCTATATCATACCAAATTACTGATTACGAACTGTACTCTAATATCTAACTTTGATCCAGAGATTCGAAAGCAATTAGTTGCTTCAATCCTTAGATTTTCTGATGAACTGGATATTGATAGCAATAGAGTTTCTATACAAACTGTAAAAACTTTCAATATTAATCCGTTTAATGCCTTTTATTGGTGGGCGCATGAAAAAACTAGAATTACGTTTAAAGCAAGAAATGTAATCACCATTAATATTAGGTTAAATACTACAGACGAAATTGAATATGGGGATTTCTTTTTTACTAATTTCATTGCAGAATTTCAAAGTAAAAACAAGCCGGTTTTAACAATTTTGGCACAGAACAATATTCCTATGGTAATTGACGACGAATCAAAAGTAATAGGAAGCGATAGAATTGAAAAGTTGCCAATTGAAATAGTCGGTATTATCAACTCACTAAAAAAAAAAAATGATCCATATTTTGAATTAGCGCATGAAGTCAGAACTTGGCTTAGGGCAATAAATTATGAAGTAACTGAACCGAGGAAAATAAATGATCGCGCAATTGATATGTATGCAACTTTAGAACAAGGAACAATAAAACAAAAAATACTTGTTCGGTGCATCGGAGGTGAAATAACTCACCATGATGTTGAAACTTTAGACAATACACTTGACAGGAAAATACCTCAGGGAATATTAATATGTGATCAAAGAGTATCAAAGCAAGCTAGAACTAGAGTTACTACTATAGAAGGAATAGAAATATTTAATCTTTCAGAATTTCTGCATAATAAAGTTCTTGGCCCTTACTTTAGTAGCTTAAAAGCACTGGTTGAGAATGATAAGATAAACGAGCTTTATGTCGATCTGAATTGCTATAAACAAGAAATGGACGAAAGTGGAGTGGTATTAAATACTGACTCATATAGTAGCATCGTCAGCTATATTGACAGTTGGTTAAAAGAACGGGGCAAGATGCATGTTTCGTTGTTAGGTGAGTTCGGGTCAGGTAAAACATGGTTTTGTCGGTACTATGCGTACAGGCAGATGGGAAGGTACATTAAGGATCCAATAAATGAGAGACTACCGATTCTTCTTACACTTAGATCATTCTCAAAACAAATGGACGTTAGACAACTTATTAACGAGGCATTCGTCGAGCAATATAAGTTGCCCTTCTTGGGTAATCCATTTGAATTTTTCCAAGAAATTAATAGGCGAGGGAAGCTAGTATTAATCTTGGATGGATTTGACGAAATGGCAAGACAAGTGGACTATCAAACAGTTGTTGACAATTTTTGGGAATTAGCAAAACTGGCTCATGAGAATAGCAAAGTCATATTAACTAGCCGTACTGAATATTTCCGCCTTGCGAAAGAATCAGAGAAAATTTTGGCTGGAGAGGAATTTGGGAGGCGTATGTTAGTCCTAGAGCCTCCCAAATTCGAAGTAGTCTATATTCAGCAGTTTAATGACAAGCAAATCAAACAAGTTATTTTCAATAAGTTGGGAAATGAAAAGGGAAAAGATATATCCGAGCAGATATTAAGAAACCCAAACTTATCCGAGATGGCTAGAAAACCAGTATTAATAGAATTATTGCTTGCTGCATTGGAGGAAGTAAATGCAGAGCGGCTTGACAGTTCGGCGAAAGTCTATTTATATGCAACGGATAAGCTACTTTTACGAAATATTACACAAATGAAAACCTTTACTTCAACATCAGATAAGTTATTTTTCTTATGCGAATTGGCGTGGGAAATGCTTTATAGTGGAAACCTTCAAGTGCACTTTACTACAATACCTCACAGGATAAAGGAGTATTTTGGTGAAAAGATAAAAGATCAACATGAACTTGATACATGGGACTTTGACCTAAGAAGTCAGACTTTGTTACATAGGAATGCAGCTGGGTATTATGAATTTGCACATAAGAGTTTAGCTGAATACTTTGTGGCTTTTAAATTTGCAGCAGAATTAGGCAATATGTCAAATGATTTTGTTGTAACTTATTCTGAATTAAATGGTGATCCTTGTGAGATCCCCATGAGGAAGAAAGACTGTTTTGAACTATCAGTGACTTTCGGAGAAATTCCTTTACGTAACGAAAGAATGAATGCCGTTAAAGATTTCTTAGTTGACATAGTTTCTTCCGGCAAAAATGAAGAGGAACTTTTTCACTTAGTTGAAGGAACTAGAGGTCAAACCTTCGATCAGGTAAAATATGTCGGCGGAAATTCGATGACACTTCTACGCTTATTAGGGGCAGAATTTAAACTGAGAGATTTTTCAAGGACCATTATAGATGGAGCGGACTTAATAAATACAGATTTAACTGAATGCAATTTTGAATATTCCTCCCTTAAAGAGGCAAACTTATCTGGGTGTGTGCTTAAGAGTACAAATTTCAGTAATTCGGATGTAAGTGATATAGTTTTACACGAAATTGAAATAGTTATGACTCTTGAGTGGAGTCCCAATAATAAGTTTTTGGCATGTGGAGTGAATGACGATAATATATGGATATTTGATCTAGATTCAGAGGACAATATCCCAAAAGTAATTAAGTTAAATGCAGAAAGCTATAAAATTAAATGGTTTACCCAAAAAGATATTATAGCGGTTGCAAACGCGACTGAAGGGGTTGTTCTATTTGATTCAAGGTATTTTAATAAGAAGGCAGTCTTGTTTGCCGATAGTCTAGCCTTATCTGTTAAATGTCCTAGAAATGAATCATTTTTAATTGGTGGGGGCATGAGTTTATTTGTTTGGGACGTTGGAACAACAAGTGAGATACTTCATATCCAAGAAGCAGAAGCATTTTATGATGTTGCATTGTTAAATAATGATACACAAATTGCTGTCGCCGGCCGTGGTAATGAACACAACATGGTAGAGATATATAATATTGAAGATGGGACAAAAGTAAAAGAATGGATTGCCTCCAAAAAGCATGTTAAAGTAATTGAATCCTTTGGGGGTAATGTCTTAGTTACATTATCAGATGATCAATATTTAACCGTTTGGGAAAATGGAAAAACAATTTCTAAAATACAGACAAAAGGTGCGAAATCCAGATGCTTCACTGTAAACGAAATTGACGATGTAATTTTTGTTGGACTTAATAACGGCGATATCCTTTTATGGAACAAAACAACAAGAGGTACACAAATATTTGCTAAGGCTCATAATGGAGTGGTTAATTCTTTATCATTAAGTCAAGATGGCAAGCTTCTAGCTAGTGGTGGTACAGATGGCGTCATTTGCATTTGGGATTCTGATGTTGGGAGTACTAATTTCGGTAAGCGCATAAGGAGCATTGAAGCAAAAACAAATTGTCAAGGAATGAAAATCTCGAGTATTAGAATGAGTAATAGAAGTAATTTTGACTCAGAATTCAAGATTGATGGTTATACTGCACTTTTAGAGTTTTTTTATACTCGTGGAGCTTTGTTGGATGAAGAACAAATTAAAAGAGTAGAACAAATGAAAAATATGGTAAGTGATAAAAATAAAAGTGCGGTTAGAAAGAAAAAAGTGAATTGA